Proteins encoded within one genomic window of Phototrophicus methaneseepsis:
- the map gene encoding type I methionyl aminopeptidase has translation MPQVTLKTPEEIEIMREAGKIVAEVLQTTREALRPGISTKELDTIAETIIRDHGATPAFLDYAPGGHPPYPATITASINNELVHGIPSESRILQEGDIVSIDVACFHKGYVGDAAYTAGVGEVAPSVERLLRVTVETLWQAIELCVPGNHISDIARMTSKYASQHGYSVASEYTGHGVGTAMHEPPQVPNWWPRKLPRGMRGPVDYELKPGMTFAIEPMLIAGRNELMELEDGWTVVTKDGSLNAHTEHTVAITDGEPLVLTLP, from the coding sequence ATGCCACAGGTAACATTAAAGACGCCCGAAGAAATCGAGATTATGCGCGAAGCGGGCAAAATTGTCGCAGAAGTGCTGCAAACCACACGAGAAGCATTGCGACCGGGCATTTCCACCAAGGAATTAGACACAATCGCGGAAACAATCATTCGCGATCACGGTGCAACCCCGGCATTCTTAGATTATGCGCCGGGCGGTCACCCGCCATACCCTGCGACGATTACAGCCAGCATCAACAACGAATTGGTGCATGGCATCCCAAGCGAAAGTCGCATCTTGCAAGAGGGCGACATCGTTAGCATTGACGTGGCTTGCTTCCACAAAGGGTATGTTGGCGATGCGGCCTATACGGCTGGTGTCGGTGAGGTTGCCCCTTCTGTCGAGCGCTTGCTGCGTGTGACTGTTGAGACGCTGTGGCAAGCGATTGAGCTTTGCGTCCCCGGCAATCACATCAGTGATATTGCCCGGATGACAAGCAAGTATGCGTCGCAGCATGGTTATAGCGTGGCATCGGAGTATACCGGGCATGGCGTGGGGACTGCTATGCATGAGCCACCGCAGGTGCCGAATTGGTGGCCGCGCAAATTACCGCGTGGCATGCGCGGCCCCGTAGATTACGAATTGAAGCCGGGGATGACCTTCGCCATTGAGCCGATGCTCATCGCGGGCCGCAACGAATTGATGGAGTTGGAAGACGGCTGGACGGTTGTCACTAAAGATGGCTCCCTCAATGCGCATACTGAACACACTGTTGCAATCACCGATGGCGAACCGCTTGTTCTGACGCTGCCTTGA
- a CDS encoding alpha/beta hydrolase — translation MNRLLLISLIFCLGITTGRAQSAVYDTVPCPAALVSIATENHLEGVAYTCGVLKVPENRHTPSSRQIELAVSRLQPTPPTDQPPIIYLAGGPGGSALGDIALWLDSALLAQHEIILLEQRGTAFSWPSLMCPELSNTAFRPVAACAQRLRDEGVDLAAYNTSENAADVADLIHVLGLASVNLIGQSYGTRLALAVLRDHPERVHAVILDAVYPTHASVYEGRLAAAQRALDALFADCAADAACNASYPDLEATFYRLLSRLDSSPQLITLSNYGAQFYYNDDYLIQDMMNWLYITDEVPLLPGRIMAFFDGDFSYYNDLILEQTATPISMGLYFSVQCQEEIPVDDIESVLRGDGRSRFEVSDPLRRILREQFASCLDWDVPTAAAYTRAPVTSDRPVLLMSGRYDPITSPEWAQQAAGTLTNSQHVIFQNGAHGVINQLDCADRIAAAFFLAPFQAVEAGCASQAPEWVLANP, via the coding sequence TTGAATCGGCTGCTGCTGATTAGCCTCATTTTTTGCCTGGGCATTACGACAGGGCGGGCACAGTCCGCTGTGTATGATACGGTGCCATGTCCTGCTGCCTTGGTATCCATTGCGACAGAAAATCACCTTGAGGGCGTTGCTTATACATGTGGCGTCCTCAAAGTGCCGGAAAACCGGCATACGCCCTCATCTCGCCAGATTGAACTGGCTGTTTCTCGCCTACAGCCCACACCGCCCACTGACCAGCCGCCGATTATTTACCTCGCAGGTGGGCCAGGCGGCAGCGCCCTGGGCGACATAGCGCTTTGGTTGGATTCCGCCTTACTGGCCCAACATGAGATCATCCTGCTGGAACAACGTGGCACCGCTTTTTCATGGCCTTCGTTGATGTGCCCAGAATTATCGAATACGGCGTTCCGGCCTGTGGCAGCTTGCGCCCAACGTTTACGCGATGAGGGCGTGGATCTGGCCGCTTACAATACCAGCGAGAATGCAGCCGATGTCGCAGACCTGATCCATGTCTTAGGCCTCGCTTCTGTTAACCTGATAGGGCAGTCCTACGGCACACGATTGGCACTGGCCGTCCTGCGCGATCATCCAGAACGCGTACACGCCGTTATTTTGGATGCTGTATACCCAACACACGCCAGCGTCTATGAAGGCCGTCTCGCGGCGGCACAGCGCGCGCTAGATGCCTTATTTGCGGATTGTGCGGCAGATGCTGCCTGCAATGCGTCCTACCCGGATCTTGAGGCGACTTTCTATCGCTTACTTTCACGGTTGGATAGCAGCCCGCAGTTAATAACGCTGTCGAATTATGGCGCGCAGTTCTATTACAACGATGATTATTTAATCCAGGATATGATGAACTGGCTGTATATCACGGATGAAGTGCCGCTGCTGCCAGGGCGTATCATGGCATTCTTCGACGGTGATTTTAGCTACTATAACGATCTCATCCTGGAACAAACCGCCACACCGATCAGTATGGGGCTTTATTTCAGTGTGCAATGCCAGGAAGAAATCCCTGTCGATGATATTGAAAGCGTGCTGCGAGGCGATGGGCGCTCACGATTTGAAGTGTCGGATCCATTACGCCGCATTCTGCGGGAACAATTTGCGTCATGCCTGGATTGGGATGTGCCGACTGCAGCTGCTTATACACGTGCGCCTGTAACAAGCGATAGGCCTGTTTTGCTGATGAGCGGACGGTATGACCCTATTACCTCGCCGGAATGGGCGCAGCAAGCGGCTGGCACGCTCACGAATAGCCAGCATGTCATTTTCCAGAATGGAGCACATGGCGTTATCAACCAGCTCGATTGTGCTGACCGGATTGCCGCAGCGTTCTTTTTGGCGCCTTTCCAGGCTGTGGAGGCTGGATGTGCGTCACAGGCCCCTGAATGGGTGCTCGCCAACCCTTAA
- the rpmJ gene encoding 50S ribosomal protein L36, whose product MKVSTSIKRRCSACRVIKRKGRVMIICSKYPKHKQVQG is encoded by the coding sequence ATGAAGGTTTCAACATCAATCAAGCGCCGCTGCTCGGCCTGCCGTGTGATTAAACGCAAGGGGCGCGTCATGATCATTTGCTCCAAGTATCCCAAGCATAAGCAGGTGCAGGGTTAA
- the rpsM gene encoding 30S ribosomal protein S13: protein MARIEGVDLPRDKRVEIALTYIYGIGQTTSQKILEQTGVNPDTRVRDLSEAELQSIRELVGGLTTEGDLRRQVQLNIKRLMEIGAYRGMRHRRNLPAHGQRTRTNARTRRGAKKTVPGRGRRRGAGKK from the coding sequence ATGGCTCGTATAGAAGGTGTCGATTTACCGCGCGATAAGCGCGTTGAGATAGCCCTGACGTATATCTACGGCATTGGTCAGACAACCAGCCAGAAAATTCTCGAACAAACGGGTGTCAACCCGGATACACGTGTTCGCGATCTGTCAGAAGCAGAATTGCAGAGCATTCGTGAATTGGTTGGTGGGCTCACAACAGAAGGTGATTTGCGCCGTCAGGTGCAGCTCAACATTAAGCGTCTGATGGAAATTGGCGCTTATCGTGGGATGCGTCATCGTCGTAACTTACCCGCTCACGGGCAGCGGACCCGTACAAACGCACGCACACGTCGCGGTGCCAAGAAGACGGTACCAGGGCGTGGTCGTCGGCGTGGTGCAGGCAAGAAGTAA
- the rpsK gene encoding 30S ribosomal protein S11, whose amino-acid sequence MARARREGGRRPAKKVYKNIPYGQAHIYATFNNTIVSMTDQSGNVITWASAGTSGFKGSRKSTPYAARLAAETASETAKQHGMKEVDVFVKGPGPGREAAIRSIQSSGLKVRSITDVTSVPHNGVRPPKKRRV is encoded by the coding sequence ATGGCAAGAGCGAGAAGAGAAGGTGGACGCCGCCCAGCGAAGAAGGTCTATAAGAATATTCCTTATGGGCAGGCACACATCTACGCGACATTTAACAACACCATTGTATCCATGACTGATCAGTCTGGCAACGTTATCACGTGGGCTAGCGCTGGTACGTCCGGCTTCAAAGGCAGCCGCAAGAGCACGCCCTATGCGGCACGTCTCGCTGCGGAAACAGCCTCAGAGACGGCGAAACAGCATGGTATGAAAGAAGTGGACGTCTTCGTCAAAGGTCCTGGCCCAGGTCGAGAAGCAGCAATTCGCTCGATCCAGAGCAGCGGCCTGAAGGTGCGTTCCATCACCGATGTGACCTCCGTGCCACATAACGGTGTACGCCCGCCGAAGAAGCGCCGCGTTTAA
- a CDS encoding DNA-directed RNA polymerase subunit alpha, giving the protein MVYPSSTSSSNNVNQITSNMVLPHKVETNAVTQNYGRFIISPLESGFGLTLGNALRRILLSSLPGAAVTSVRVSDVHHEFSAIPDVREDMTQLILQVKQLRLMLHEGESARLRLDHRGEGTVLASDIWCPPEVQIINPELYLFTVDSPDAHIEMEFEVRAGRGFSPAEDRGRLPIGELPVDAIFSPIRRANFTVESARVGQRTNYDKLVLEVWTDGTIRPEEAMSQAAQILMRHLVIVSGIDPDTLGDFEPQEPPQAETQRPPLYDKPIEELDLSVRVFNSLKRTGITSVGDVIDMLHRGQDAMLAIRNFGEKSLDELTDKLSEKGYWPVDDGEDE; this is encoded by the coding sequence ATGGTTTATCCCTCATCAACGTCAAGTTCTAACAATGTGAACCAGATTACCAGCAATATGGTCCTGCCGCACAAGGTAGAGACCAATGCGGTAACCCAGAACTATGGGCGTTTTATCATTAGCCCGCTGGAAAGTGGGTTTGGTCTGACATTGGGGAATGCGCTGCGGCGTATTTTATTGTCTTCCTTACCGGGTGCTGCCGTCACAAGTGTGCGCGTTTCCGACGTGCATCACGAATTTAGCGCCATCCCGGATGTGCGTGAAGACATGACCCAACTCATTCTGCAGGTCAAGCAACTGCGCTTGATGCTGCACGAAGGGGAGAGTGCGCGTCTGCGCCTCGACCATCGTGGTGAAGGTACCGTGCTGGCATCCGATATCTGGTGCCCGCCAGAAGTACAGATCATCAACCCTGAACTGTACCTCTTCACGGTCGATTCCCCCGATGCCCATATCGAAATGGAATTCGAAGTCCGCGCCGGTCGTGGGTTCAGCCCTGCGGAAGACCGCGGTCGTCTGCCGATTGGCGAACTGCCAGTCGATGCTATTTTCAGCCCGATCCGTCGTGCGAACTTCACGGTAGAAAGTGCTCGTGTCGGCCAGCGTACCAACTACGATAAGCTCGTGTTGGAAGTCTGGACGGACGGTACCATCCGCCCTGAAGAAGCGATGAGCCAGGCTGCACAAATCCTGATGCGCCATCTGGTCATCGTCAGCGGTATTGATCCAGATACCCTCGGCGACTTTGAGCCGCAGGAACCGCCCCAGGCAGAAACACAGCGCCCGCCGCTGTATGATAAGCCGATTGAAGAGCTGGACCTGAGCGTGCGTGTGTTTAACTCACTCAAGCGTACAGGCATCACCAGCGTGGGCGATGTTATTGATATGCTGCATCGCGGCCAAGATGCGATGCTGGCAATCCGCAACTTCGGTGAGAAATCCCTGGATGAACTTACCGATAAGCTGAGTGAAAAGGGTTACTGGCCCGTCGACGACGGTGAAGACGAGTAA
- the rplQ gene encoding 50S ribosomal protein L17, giving the protein MRHRINGKKLGRDSGQRKALAKNLTYALLTNGSIKTTKAKAQFVRPYAERLITVAKRGLAKAEADGNDEIAVHARRVAASRLGNDRDVVQKLFDEIAPRYADRNGGYTRMYKLGARKGDNAPMVLLELVDNEAE; this is encoded by the coding sequence ATGCGTCATCGCATCAATGGTAAAAAGCTGGGCCGTGATAGCGGCCAACGCAAAGCACTGGCGAAGAACCTCACCTATGCTTTGTTGACAAATGGAAGCATCAAAACCACCAAGGCCAAAGCCCAGTTCGTTCGCCCTTATGCTGAACGTCTGATCACCGTCGCCAAGCGCGGGTTGGCCAAGGCTGAGGCTGATGGCAACGACGAAATTGCTGTGCATGCACGCCGTGTTGCAGCCAGCCGTCTCGGTAATGACCGTGATGTCGTCCAGAAGTTGTTCGACGAAATTGCACCGCGCTATGCTGATCGTAACGGTGGTTACACCCGCATGTACAAGCTGGGCGCACGCAAGGGCGATAACGCGCCGATGGTGCTGCTGGAACTGGTCGATAACGAAGCTGAGTAA
- the truA gene encoding tRNA pseudouridine(38-40) synthase TruA → MTTRYRATLAYDGTAYQGYQKQAEHTPNTVQGVVEAALAAILGTPTTVWGAGRTDTGVHARGQVIAFDAEWSHEPEKLLKALNVKLPDDIAVQDVAPAPGFHPRFDAASRRYGYQVLIAPVRQPLWARRAWQLQRPLDVEAMQQAAALLLGEHDFATFGKPPRGINTVREVFVSEWAQQDTAEGHLLVYTVEATAFLQHMVRRIVGMLVEVGMALRSVADFEAAFLSADLAQSGHLAPPYGLYLEAVRYAEAPAEASGSSQTD, encoded by the coding sequence GTGACGACGCGCTACCGGGCGACGCTCGCTTATGATGGCACTGCTTATCAGGGCTATCAAAAGCAAGCTGAGCATACACCAAATACGGTGCAGGGCGTTGTAGAAGCGGCCCTTGCTGCCATCCTGGGCACCCCGACGACAGTCTGGGGCGCTGGACGGACAGATACCGGTGTACATGCCCGTGGGCAGGTCATTGCGTTTGATGCAGAGTGGTCTCATGAGCCGGAAAAGCTCCTGAAGGCGCTCAACGTCAAGTTGCCGGATGACATCGCAGTGCAAGATGTGGCACCAGCACCGGGGTTTCATCCTCGGTTTGATGCGGCGTCTCGGCGGTATGGCTACCAGGTCCTCATTGCCCCTGTGAGGCAGCCCCTATGGGCGCGCCGCGCATGGCAGCTTCAACGTCCGCTGGATGTTGAAGCGATGCAGCAGGCAGCAGCATTGTTGCTTGGGGAACATGACTTCGCCACGTTTGGCAAGCCGCCACGCGGCATTAATACAGTCCGCGAGGTATTCGTCTCGGAGTGGGCACAGCAGGATACTGCCGAAGGTCATCTGCTTGTCTACACCGTAGAGGCGACAGCTTTTTTACAGCATATGGTCCGGCGCATCGTCGGTATGCTGGTCGAGGTAGGTATGGCGCTCCGCAGTGTTGCGGATTTTGAAGCAGCCTTCCTCAGCGCGGATCTCGCGCAATCGGGCCATCTGGCCCCTCCATATGGTTTATATCTGGAAGCTGTTCGCTACGCAGAAGCCCCGGCAGAGGCGAGTGGTAGCAGCCAGACAGATTGA
- the rplM gene encoding 50S ribosomal protein L13 yields MRAQIQKTYATTPDDIKPSWYVVDAQGLTLGRLASKIAPVLTGKNKPHFANNLDCGDYVVVINCDKIHVTGRRMDQKKYYSYSGYPGGLSETNLRELLDRHPDRAIKFAVKGMLPKGPLGRKMLKKLKVYAGAEHPHEAQKPEVLEI; encoded by the coding sequence ATGAGAGCACAGATTCAAAAGACCTACGCTACCACACCGGATGACATTAAGCCGAGTTGGTACGTGGTCGATGCACAGGGGCTGACCCTGGGACGCCTGGCGTCCAAAATTGCACCGGTTCTGACGGGCAAGAATAAGCCGCACTTCGCCAATAACCTGGATTGTGGTGATTATGTCGTGGTCATCAACTGCGATAAAATCCACGTGACGGGCCGCCGCATGGATCAGAAAAAATATTACAGCTATTCCGGTTACCCCGGTGGCTTGAGCGAAACCAACCTGCGTGAGCTGTTGGATCGCCATCCTGACCGTGCGATTAAGTTCGCCGTGAAGGGCATGCTGCCCAAGGGCCCGCTGGGACGTAAAATGCTGAAGAAGCTGAAGGTTTACGCCGGTGCGGAGCATCCTCACGAAGCGCAAAAGCCCGAAGTTCTGGAAATATAG
- the rpsI gene encoding 30S ribosomal protein S9, whose translation MATQYYEGVGRRKASTARVRLFPGGTGNIVINDKPADEYMPREGDLMGLLMPLVIVGQERAYDVTVHVNGGGVSGQRDAIKLGIARALLEVDEGMRPTLKAQGFLTRDARVKERKKPGLKRARKAPTYTKR comes from the coding sequence ATGGCTACACAGTACTATGAAGGTGTTGGTCGCCGTAAGGCTTCGACTGCGCGTGTGCGGTTGTTCCCCGGTGGCACAGGTAACATTGTCATTAACGATAAGCCTGCGGATGAATATATGCCGCGTGAAGGCGATTTGATGGGCTTGTTGATGCCCCTCGTCATTGTTGGGCAGGAACGTGCTTACGACGTCACAGTTCATGTGAACGGCGGCGGTGTAAGCGGTCAGCGTGATGCGATTAAGCTTGGCATCGCCCGTGCTCTGCTTGAAGTCGACGAAGGCATGCGCCCGACCCTTAAGGCTCAGGGTTTCCTGACACGCGATGCCCGCGTGAAGGAACGTAAGAAACCAGGCCTCAAGCGTGCGCGTAAGGCTCCGACCTATACCAAGCGTTAA
- a CDS encoding phosphotransferase, giving the protein MFTNSNDITPERMTLVFKEHGILPTGNVTMARVLKASESAENERFSLLIHYDDVRVISSAPRQVFMKISKPSFEWGEKEVRFYNEIAPRMFKRYRAQDFPVLQCYAAEYFPELGRSFVILEDISDRFKPAHDGAPPSLLHYEKIMEGLAHLHAYWWEHEDLGNHTPLPDAAMLDEQLTAYQAKYEAFKAHMLKIGRLGVRQQQILETVTTKWPSDQRERLLAGKGITLIHRDTHPDNFMYAPREVKLLDWQSWRAGVGTTDIAYFLAGFAPDNVRKFQEKRLVQRYYDTLLRLGVKNYSWQACWDDYRMSVGYCIAFLLNAWQPAWVQSGRWTIAERAMKVFDELDVMALYA; this is encoded by the coding sequence ATGTTTACAAATAGTAACGACATCACCCCGGAACGTATGACGCTTGTCTTTAAGGAGCATGGCATCCTGCCAACGGGCAATGTCACGATGGCTCGCGTGCTCAAGGCTTCGGAATCAGCGGAGAACGAGCGCTTTAGCCTGCTGATACATTATGACGATGTGCGCGTTATCAGCTCAGCGCCGAGACAGGTCTTCATGAAAATCAGCAAGCCCAGTTTTGAATGGGGCGAAAAAGAAGTCCGCTTTTACAATGAGATCGCCCCACGTATGTTTAAACGCTATCGTGCACAAGATTTCCCTGTGCTGCAATGCTACGCTGCGGAATACTTCCCTGAATTGGGCCGTTCGTTTGTCATTCTGGAAGATATTTCCGACCGTTTTAAACCCGCCCATGATGGCGCGCCCCCCTCATTACTGCATTATGAAAAAATTATGGAAGGGTTGGCGCATTTGCATGCCTACTGGTGGGAACATGAAGACCTTGGCAATCATACCCCGCTGCCGGATGCAGCCATGCTCGATGAGCAATTAACGGCTTATCAGGCTAAGTACGAGGCTTTTAAAGCGCATATGTTGAAAATAGGGCGCTTAGGTGTCCGTCAGCAGCAAATACTGGAAACTGTCACGACAAAATGGCCTTCAGATCAGCGTGAGCGTCTCTTAGCTGGCAAAGGCATCACCCTGATTCATCGTGATACCCATCCTGATAACTTCATGTATGCCCCTCGTGAGGTTAAGTTGCTGGATTGGCAGAGTTGGCGTGCTGGCGTAGGCACCACGGATATTGCTTATTTCCTGGCTGGCTTTGCACCGGATAATGTGCGCAAGTTCCAGGAAAAGCGTCTTGTTCAGCGATACTACGATACGCTGCTGCGACTGGGCGTCAAGAATTATAGCTGGCAGGCGTGCTGGGACGATTATCGTATGTCGGTTGGGTACTGTATCGCGTTCTTATTGAATGCATGGCAGCCTGCCTGGGTGCAGAGTGGCCGATGGACTATTGCAGAACGCGCGATGAAGGTCTTTGATGAACTTGACGTGATGGCCTTGTATGCATAA
- a CDS encoding ketopantoate reductase family protein produces MNNMKKVLIVGLGAIGSIYAVKLSAYDPDCVFVLVDEARKLRYQRDGIIFNGQPYNFHYLTSAQADQDIDLILIATKSHGLQQALDDIAPFVHPGTVIISLLNGVSSPAAIADRYGWEGVLYAFFTGHGSTRVDNAITHDGVCTIVFGEAENKTYSQSVQRVTALFDQAGIEYDVPEDMLLALWKKFVLNVGVNQASAVLRATYGDFQQNERALGIAVKLMEEAVEVARAEGIHHADELLPWSLDFIHSMTPAFKSSMLQDVEAGRATEVDLFGEVVCDLGAKHQIATPWNAMFVRLIRALEPA; encoded by the coding sequence ATGAATAATATGAAAAAAGTGCTTATCGTGGGCCTGGGCGCGATTGGCAGTATTTATGCCGTTAAGCTCTCGGCATATGATCCCGATTGTGTTTTTGTGCTGGTGGATGAGGCGCGCAAATTGCGTTACCAGCGTGATGGGATCATCTTCAATGGGCAACCCTATAACTTTCATTATCTCACCTCAGCACAAGCCGATCAGGACATTGATTTGATCCTGATTGCGACGAAATCACATGGCCTGCAGCAGGCATTAGATGATATTGCGCCCTTTGTCCACCCTGGTACGGTGATTATCTCGCTGTTGAATGGTGTTTCCAGCCCGGCGGCTATTGCGGATCGCTACGGATGGGAGGGTGTGCTTTACGCGTTCTTTACCGGACATGGCAGCACACGTGTTGATAATGCCATCACCCACGATGGCGTGTGCACGATTGTCTTTGGAGAGGCAGAAAATAAGACCTATAGCCAGAGTGTACAGCGTGTCACAGCATTGTTTGATCAGGCTGGCATCGAATATGACGTGCCTGAGGATATGCTGCTGGCCTTATGGAAGAAATTTGTCCTCAATGTTGGCGTCAATCAGGCATCGGCAGTACTGCGAGCAACCTATGGGGACTTCCAACAAAATGAACGTGCGCTTGGTATCGCCGTCAAGCTGATGGAAGAAGCTGTAGAAGTTGCCAGGGCGGAAGGCATTCATCATGCAGATGAGCTGCTGCCCTGGAGCCTGGACTTCATCCATAGTATGACGCCTGCTTTTAAATCTTCTATGTTGCAGGATGTGGAGGCTGGCCGAGCAACAGAGGTCGATTTGTTTGGTGAGGTCGTCTGTGACTTGGGAGCAAAGCACCAGATTGCTACGCCCTGGAATGCCATGTTCGTTCGGTTGATCCGAGCATTGGAGCCAGCCTGA
- the mazG gene encoding nucleoside triphosphate pyrophosphohydrolase yields MTLTIVGLGPGYVDDITRHAWRILEQAQIVYLRTSRLDCVNDLPNSAQYQNFDSLYETGDSLSSIDDAILARLIDAVQQGDVVYAVPGDPLIDETLTRRLQQQAAERDFDIRIVKGISLVQPVLDAVKIPAGDGLQIVDGLLLAQMHHPPINPQFPALVSRVALNVAESVKHTLLNQYPGDFLVTLVQGDRAEVQCLPLHKIDKSPYLSPWTTLFVPSLGEYTSYEAFQEIIAHLRAPEGCPWDRKQTHESLRPYLLEEAYEVLDAIDKGQTDELAGELGDLLLQILLHTQIATEAGEFMMSDVLDQVNRKMIRRHPHVWGTVDVDGDPDQVTQNWEDIKKKEKAANGESWKGLLDSVPGAGPALWVAHKYQHKVAKVGFDWPDVSGVEDKIREELQEILEAPDNEEKAKEIGDLMFVMVNWLRWLGVEDPESLMRTNNLKFYNRFSYIEKQAAAQGRELADMTLEEMDVLWDEGKAKGL; encoded by the coding sequence ATGACGCTCACGATTGTTGGTCTTGGCCCTGGGTATGTTGACGATATAACGCGTCATGCATGGCGCATATTGGAGCAGGCACAGATTGTCTATTTACGGACAAGCCGCCTGGATTGTGTGAATGACTTGCCCAACAGCGCCCAATATCAGAATTTTGATAGCCTGTACGAAACAGGCGACAGCCTCAGCAGCATTGATGATGCCATCCTTGCCCGGCTTATAGACGCTGTTCAGCAGGGCGATGTGGTTTATGCTGTGCCAGGGGATCCCCTCATAGATGAAACACTCACCCGCCGTTTGCAGCAGCAAGCCGCAGAACGTGATTTTGACATCAGAATCGTAAAAGGCATCAGCCTGGTACAGCCTGTGCTGGATGCGGTAAAAATTCCCGCTGGTGATGGCCTGCAAATCGTGGATGGGTTGCTGCTGGCACAGATGCATCACCCGCCTATTAACCCGCAGTTCCCGGCGTTGGTTTCCCGCGTTGCGCTAAATGTGGCCGAAAGCGTGAAACACACATTGCTTAACCAGTATCCCGGTGATTTTTTAGTAACTCTGGTGCAGGGTGATCGTGCAGAAGTGCAGTGCCTCCCACTTCATAAGATTGACAAGAGTCCCTATCTATCGCCCTGGACAACGCTTTTTGTACCTTCTTTGGGTGAATATACCAGTTATGAGGCTTTTCAAGAAATTATCGCCCATTTGAGGGCACCAGAGGGCTGTCCGTGGGATCGCAAGCAAACCCACGAGTCCTTGCGGCCTTATTTGCTGGAAGAAGCTTATGAAGTGCTGGACGCCATCGACAAAGGGCAGACAGACGAATTAGCAGGGGAATTAGGCGATTTACTTCTGCAAATTCTGCTGCATACGCAGATCGCCACAGAAGCAGGCGAATTCATGATGAGCGATGTGCTGGATCAGGTCAATCGTAAGATGATCCGACGGCATCCACACGTATGGGGCACTGTCGATGTTGATGGTGATCCTGATCAGGTGACGCAGAATTGGGAAGACATCAAGAAAAAAGAGAAAGCGGCTAATGGGGAATCCTGGAAGGGGCTGCTGGATAGCGTCCCGGGTGCTGGGCCTGCATTGTGGGTCGCGCATAAGTATCAGCACAAAGTCGCCAAGGTTGGCTTCGATTGGCCGGATGTAAGCGGTGTCGAAGATAAAATCCGTGAAGAATTGCAAGAAATCCTGGAAGCACCTGATAACGAAGAGAAAGCCAAGGAAATTGGCGATTTGATGTTCGTCATGGTGAATTGGCTGCGCTGGCTCGGTGTAGAAGACCCGGAATCATTGATGCGCACGAACAATCTCAAATTCTATAATCGCTTTAGCTACATCGAGAAGCAGGCGGCTGCACAGGGCCGTGAATTGGCTGATATGACGCTGGAAGAGATGGACGTGCTCTGGGATGAAGGCAAGGCCAAGGGATTATAG